A genome region from Setaria italica strain Yugu1 chromosome III, Setaria_italica_v2.0, whole genome shotgun sequence includes the following:
- the LOC101753651 gene encoding putative cyclin-dependent kinase F-2 — translation MSNDTVVIGANAADMTEVATRLAAVCDMIEEHRKSGTAICVRRATAICAMINDVAAAAAEGRPTTTGSGDGRKRPRMESACSYEEVDELGVGLSGFVVRGRHRATGEDVALKSLHREGCGVGGGIGRLLREACFMAAFRGHPFLVALRGVVRVPGVAADGDDDDDYSLVMDYVGPSLLDVLRARGRPFTEPNVRVAMRQLLAGAEAMHRHRIVHRDIKSENILVAVGGGAVSVRICDFGSAKSTAEQSPPGQIAGTMEYMAPEVLVRNADHGVPADAWSLGCVMAELLTRELPFRGEDMADQLREIFDVLGVPDERAWEAMRPRVLAGEVKQWRAQKRRVGHGNRLRELIPEEVLSDDGFEVLKGLLTCDPEKRMTAAAALRCAWFADMVEDACVCVPAASAVSMIDATGKRGHLLGVR, via the coding sequence ATGTCTAACGACACCGTGGTGATTGGTGCCAACGCCGCCGACATGACCGAGGTCGCCACCCGGCTCGCGGCCGTCTGCGACATGATCGAGGAGCACCGCAAGTCGGGAACGGCCATCTGCGTTAGGCGCGCCACCGCCATCTGCGCCATGATcaacgacgtcgccgccgccgccgctgagggAAGGCCGACGACGACCGGCAGCGGCGACGGGAGGAAGCGGCCGCGAATGGAGAGCGCCTGCTCGTACGAGGAGGTCGACGAGCTCGGCGTGGGCTTGTCCGGATTCGTCGTCAGGGGGCGGCACCGCGCCACTGGCGAGGACGTCGCCCTGAAATCGCTCCACCGCGAGGgctgcggcgtcggcggcggcatcgggagGCTCCTGAGGGAGGCCTGTTTCATGGCGGCCTTCAGAGGCCACCCCTTCCTCGTCGCGCTCCGCGGCGTCGTGCGGGTGCCCGGCGTCGCcgcggacggcgacgacgacgacgactactCCCTCGTCATGGACTACGTGGGGCCGAGCCTCCTCGACGTGCTGCGCGCCCGCGGCCGGCCATTCACGGAGCCCAACGTGCGCGTCGCCATGCGGCAGCTGCTGGCCGGCGCCGAGGCGATGCACCGGCACCGGATCGTCCACCGCGACATCAAGTCCGAGaacatcctcgtcgccgtcggcggcggcgccgtcagcGTCAGGATCTGCGACTTCGGAAGCGCCAAGTCGACGGCCGAGCAGAGCCCGCCGGGGCAGATCGCCGGGACGATGGAGTACATGGCGCCGGAGGTGCTGGTGAGGAACGCGGACCACGGCGTGCCCGCCGACGCGTGGTCGCTCGGCTGCGTCATGGCGGAGCTCCTCACCCGCGAGCTGCCGTTCAGGGGAGAGGACATGGCCGACCAGCTGCGCGAGATCTTCGACGTCCTTGGCGTGCCGGACGAGCGGGCGTGGGAGGCAATGAGGCCACGGGTCCTCGCCGGCGAGGTAAAGCAGTGGCGCGCGCAGAAGCGGCGGGTGGGGCACGGCAACCGGCTGCGGGAGCTGATCCCGGAGGAGGTGCTCTCCGACGACGGGTTCGAGGTGCTGAAGGGGCTCCTGACGTGTGATCCCGAGAAGCGGAtgacggcggctgcggcgctcCGGTGTGCATGGTTTGCTGACATGGTTGAAGATGCTTGTGTTTGTGTACCTGCTGCTTCTGCTGTTTCCATGATCGACGCCACTGGCAAGAGAGGCCATTTGCTGGGTGTGCGATGA